The following DNA comes from Noviherbaspirillum sp. L7-7A.
CCGGTGCGCTGGGCTATCTGCTCAACCTGCTGTTCATCGTGGCGGAGCGGCGCTTCGTGCACTGGGGCGGAAAATGATGCATCGACCAACTAACGAAGAGGAGCGCGCCGCATGCTGATCAATGATCCGGAAACCATGGCGCAGTTGCAGAAGGCCTTTGCCGAGTATGAACAGGCCTTGGTGAGCAACGACGTGCCGACGCTGGACCGGCTGTTCTGGAACTCGCCGCATACGCTGCGCTACGGCGCCGGCGAAAATCTGTATGGCTTTGACGAGATACAGGCATTTCGCAACAGCCGGCCGGCGAAGAACCTCGATCGCACCGTGCTGCGCAC
Coding sequences within:
- the hpxZ gene encoding oxalurate catabolism protein HpxZ translates to MLINDPETMAQLQKAFAEYEQALVSNDVPTLDRLFWNSPHTLRYGAGENLYGFDEIQAFRNSRPAKNLDRTVLRTAITTFGTDHGVANIEFSRPGSDRIGRQSQTWVRFADGWKVVAAHVSLMT